Part of the Sporosarcina sp. FSL K6-2383 genome is shown below.
TTCGATTCTTTGGAACAGGTACTCAAAAAGCGCAGGAAGAAATTGCGAAACTGTTTCCAGAAGCACGTGTCATTCGGATGGATGTCGATACGACGAGGCAAAAGGGATCTCATGAACGATTGTTACGACAATTTAGCGAGGGGCAAGCAGATATTTTGCTTGGGACACAGATGATTGCCAAGGGGCTTGATTTTCCGAATATTACGCTTGTCGGCGTATTGGCGGCAGACACAACTTTGCATTTGGCTGATTTCCGTGCTGCAGAAAAAACGTTCCAGCTAATGACACAGGTGAGTGGTCGCGCGGGTCGCCACGAATTACCCGGAGAAGTATTTATACAAACCTATTCTCCTGAGCATTATGCCATTGACCTGGCAAAAGCGCAGCATTACGAACCTTTTTATAATTTGGAGATGGCGGCTAGGCGGCAATATGGCTATCCACCCTTCTATTTTGTAGCACTTGTCCAGTTTACCCATGAGGATTTACTAAAAGTAGCTGACTTTGCAGATAAGGGAGCTAGATTTTTAAAAGGGAACTTATCACCAGATACCGTCATCATCGGACCAACTGCTGCTGCGATTAGCCGTGTCAATAATAGATATCGTTACCAATGTTTGATAAAATACAAAAAAGAGCCAAAGTTGACAGAGACGTTGCAACAGCTCATTAAATATTATCGGACAGACTGGATCAAAGCAGGTTTAACAATGACTGTTGACTTAGAACCAGTGTCTATTTATTAAAGTGAAACGAATTCAGTGCCAGTTACTGGCACCTTAATTGAAAAGAGGAATTGAATTGGCAATACGTAAAATTGTGGAGCATCCAGCACCGGTGCTTCAACAAATGTGTAAAGAAGTAGTGAAGTTTGATAAGAAGCTTGCGAAGCTTTTAGATGATATGTACGACACGATGGTTGCGGCGGATGGCGTGGGCCTTGCAGCGCCACAAATTGGCGAAGCGATACGCGTTGCCATTGTTGATATGGGCGAAGGACAAGATGTTATTGAAATGGTCAATCCTGTTGTGACGGCTATCGGAGGCTCTGAAGTCGAAATAGAAGGTTGTCTTAGCTTTCCAGGACTATACGGTGAAGTAGAGAGGCCATTCTTCGTTCGTGTAGAGGCGCAGGAGCGGGATGGTTCCTTGTACGAAATTGAAGCGGAAGATTATGAAGCGCGGGCCATTCTTCATGAAATTGATCATCTAAATGGTGTGTTGTTTGATTCTAAAATTATCCGTGTCGTCGATCCAGCTGAATTTGAAGAAATGGATGAAGAAGAGGAGGAGAGTGATGATGACTAATATCGTCTTTATGGGTACTCCTGAATTTTCAGTGTCAGTGCTCACGATGTTGCATGATGAAGGCCATACAATCTCCGCAGTCGTCACACAACCTGATAGACCAGTCGGACGTAAGCGAGTATTAACGCCACCCCCAGTAAAAGTGGAGGCGCTTCGACTTGGCTTACCGGTTATTCAGCCTGAAAAATTAACAGGCTCTAGTGAACTGGCAGAAATTATCGCGCTTAAACCAGATCTTATTGTGACCGCAGCTTTCGGTCAGATACTTCCAAAGGAATTGTTAGAAGTGCCGCAGCTCGGCTGCATTAATGTTCATGCTTCTTTATTGCCAAAATATCGTGGCGGAGCGCCTATCCATCAGTCCATTATAGATGGGGAAACTGAGACGGGCGTGACGATTATGTATATGGTCGAAAAATTAGATGCAGGCGATATTATATCACAGGTAGTTGTGCCGATTGCTGATACAGATCATACGGGGCTGTTGTTCGATGCGTTGTCTGTTGCTGGAACACAGCTCTTAAAAGAAACACTTCCTTCTATATTAAATGGTACAAATAACAAAACCGTCCAAGATGAGTCACTTGTGACATTTGCGCGTAATATCTCACGGGAGCAAGAACGTATTGATTGGTCAAAGGGCGGCAAGGCCATCTATGATCAAATTCGCGGACTCCATCCTTGGCCAGTTGCTTACACGACGATACAAGGTGAGAACGTTAAAGTGTGGTGGAGTGAAAAAGTTGCAACGCAAGTAGATGCTACACCTGGAACGATCATTAAAATTGAGTCAGACCGAATTATTGTCAAAGCGGGCGATGATGTCGCGGTCGCTATAACGGATCTCCAACCAGCCGGGAAAAAAAGGATGCCAGCGGATGTCTTTGTTCGTGGAACCGGATCGAAATGGAATGAAGGGGACCGATTTGAATGAATACTAGACCAAAAAAGAAAATTTGGAACGGCAATGTCCGTGACGCAGCACTGTCCATCTTAATGGAAATCAATAATAACCAAGCATACAGCAATTTATTGCTACATCGAACGATTGAAAAATACGGTATCGAAGCGAAAGACCGTGGGTTACTAACAGAACTAACATATGGTACATTACAACATCGCATGGCATTAGATTATTATCTTGAACCCTTTGTCCGTGGGAAACTGGATGGTTGGGTACGTGAATTACTGAGAATGTCGATTTATCAAATTGTCTACTTAACAAAAATTCCGCCGCATGCGGTTGTCCATGAAGCGGTGGAAATTGCGAAAAGACGGGGACATAAACGCATTGCGCCAACAGTCAACGGGATTCTTCGTTCCGTGTTGCGCAAAGGGGTTCGTTCGTTGGAAGACATGGAGGATGGCATCGCAAAAACAGCGATTGAAACAAGTCATCCCGAATGGCTCATCAAACGCTGGAGCGAGCAATTTGGTGAACAGGAAGCAGCGATTATGGCGCACGAAAACAATAACCCACCTGCGATGACAGTTCGTGTGAATACGGCAAAAGCGACAGTTGCTGATGCGATTTCATCTCTTGAAGCGGAAGGTATTGAAGTAAGAATGGGTGAGGTTGTGCCAGAATGTATCGTTTCTGTCAACAGCAATCCGGCGAATACAGAAGCCTATAAAAAGGGCTGGATTACCATTCAAGACGAAAGCTCTATGCTACCTGTCTTAGCACTAGATGTACAACCTGGCATGAAAGTACTCGATATGTGTGCAGCGCCAGGAGG
Proteins encoded:
- the rsmB gene encoding 16S rRNA (cytosine(967)-C(5))-methyltransferase RsmB; the protein is MNTRPKKKIWNGNVRDAALSILMEINNNQAYSNLLLHRTIEKYGIEAKDRGLLTELTYGTLQHRMALDYYLEPFVRGKLDGWVRELLRMSIYQIVYLTKIPPHAVVHEAVEIAKRRGHKRIAPTVNGILRSVLRKGVRSLEDMEDGIAKTAIETSHPEWLIKRWSEQFGEQEAAIMAHENNNPPAMTVRVNTAKATVADAISSLEAEGIEVRMGEVVPECIVSVNSNPANTEAYKKGWITIQDESSMLPVLALDVQPGMKVLDMCAAPGGKTTHIAEKMKDKGEVFAHDIHEHKLALIEANATRLGLTSIQAKSGDSRKLTELYAPSSFDRILVDAPCSGLGVIRRKPEIKYNKTEADFNGLIQIQSDLLDTARELIKPDGIIVYSTCTVEYMENRGMVEHFLGRHSDMEKVPLAQLNEIDKLAIEDDTLQVLPQHFGSDGFFVAAFRKKQQ
- the fmt gene encoding methionyl-tRNA formyltransferase yields the protein MTNIVFMGTPEFSVSVLTMLHDEGHTISAVVTQPDRPVGRKRVLTPPPVKVEALRLGLPVIQPEKLTGSSELAEIIALKPDLIVTAAFGQILPKELLEVPQLGCINVHASLLPKYRGGAPIHQSIIDGETETGVTIMYMVEKLDAGDIISQVVVPIADTDHTGLLFDALSVAGTQLLKETLPSILNGTNNKTVQDESLVTFARNISREQERIDWSKGGKAIYDQIRGLHPWPVAYTTIQGENVKVWWSEKVATQVDATPGTIIKIESDRIIVKAGDDVAVAITDLQPAGKKRMPADVFVRGTGSKWNEGDRFE
- the def gene encoding peptide deformylase, whose protein sequence is MAIRKIVEHPAPVLQQMCKEVVKFDKKLAKLLDDMYDTMVAADGVGLAAPQIGEAIRVAIVDMGEGQDVIEMVNPVVTAIGGSEVEIEGCLSFPGLYGEVERPFFVRVEAQERDGSLYEIEAEDYEARAILHEIDHLNGVLFDSKIIRVVDPAEFEEMDEEEEESDDD